Proteins encoded within one genomic window of Gadus chalcogrammus isolate NIFS_2021 chromosome 6, NIFS_Gcha_1.0, whole genome shotgun sequence:
- the lifra gene encoding LIF receptor subunit alpha a, translated as MTHAWPMPGSSSSHIHKLKPWLICTLLSLFATHSHCNGGLDIPQEVNLLTNIDSHRSQLLSISWLGGTASTFDLIVLRTEFNETVFYETVTATQENGRHHWNWTSAEPLKCTSLSVRLRSREGQKTSDWSTTVIYRGLDDPSQTGSKMIPQDPVVLVGDDITVCCIVGERKDFGNIRYNSTVMDSVRLSRRSYATTKTNLKASTLTGTNVFCSSALNLLTGTVVFVGYPPLPTDLVCETRDLTSVICQWSPGNTHLHASRRTFYTLNGRDCAEAIPKKPPTDCRLPEWAGNWILVASNPLGQSSLSYSAQLSHRVHPVAPANLTAVAHAWNATLLWDWEYAAYAPLALACQVEITLDGHVKKRTFSGAGLRSVALLDLVPVTEYQVRVSCGAQQNFWKWGSWSKTLAFRTEIDVPEAPDLWVSLDKDNTGNVMGQVMWKPLTHRQSHGEITGYELTLWSPEENVQHTETLAPGIHETPVNLTHMAVAGRVVATLTAKNAAGVSPPASIVIPKPKSDPEPGAVSRVAGAGGGFPLSWASDANASQGYVVEWQEATCLHDCPVHWTKVAAERANVSLVSDSFRAGVRYILSLYGCSPDSTELLQRWQGYTQELVPIRAVPSLTTNQRNSDIELTWQEIPVADRRGFLLGYRVYLITDRQLTLFANLSGPGSRSYTVKNLPVKFYKFTVKAYTSAGEDTGSTASITMASYTDWLLLEILASLGTMTLFLFIVTFVCYKKRKWVKKAFYPDIPEPKLAGDWSRTQGPLDVKPHANSMVHIVDESAWDSSKEKLVVIPEEDEDEERGVRDDPVDTDEPMSIRYYNQVVDERPIRPRYPDSSESSASSLDSARTDVTYTGIQTSGSSLAFRAEPMFSQGGQQPQGGFPVSPAGRGAGYRPQVQPEVPGPDPLPVAPQSFPEPQPEKGGSFGSYQPQCSWQLDSPGDGDGDEGSIGAPSMGSPTSVASTQFLLPQEEEGGSEGEGSSSATTWLHNLLSSTKS; from the exons ATGACCCATGCCTGGCCCATGCCTGGCTCCAGCTCCAGCCATATCCACAAGCTAAAGCCGTGGCTCATCTGCACACTGCTCAGCCTCTTTGCTACACACAGCCACTGCAACGGTG GTCTAGATATACCCCAAGAGGTGAACCTGTTAACCAACATTGACTCGCATCGGAGTCAGCTGCTCTCCATTTCCTGGCTCGGAGGGACAGCGAGCACCTTTGACCTCATCGTTCTGAGAACTGAATTCAATGAAACCGTCTTCTAT GAAACTGTGACAGCGACCCAGGAAAATGGGCGGCACCACTGGAACTGGACCTCAGCCGAGCCCCTTAAATGTACGTCTCTGTCTGTCAGACTGCGTTCCAGAGAAGGGCAGAAGACCAGCGATTGGAGCACCACTGTGATATATCGAG GTTTGGATGACCCCAGCCAGACGGGATCTAAGATGATTCCTCAGGACCCAGTGGTACTGGTCGGAGACGACATCACTGtctgttgcattgtgggagagCGCAAGGATTTTGGCAACATTCGCTACAATAGCACCGTCATGGATTCGGTGCGGCTGAGTAGGCGGAGCTATGCAACCACAAAGACCAATCTGAAGGCCTCCACGTTGACGGGGACCAATGTGTTCTGTAGTAGTGCCCTGAACTTGCTCACGGGAACCGTGGTGTTTGTCGGAT ACCCCCCCCTGCCCACGGATCTAGTGTGTGAGACCAGGGACCTGACCTCTGTGATCTGCCAATGGagccctggaaacacacacctgcatgctTCTCGAAGGACGTTCTACACGCTCAATGGAAG GGACTGTGCAGAGGCCATCCCGAAGAAGCCGCCGACGGACTGTAGGCTACCTGAGTGGGCAGGTAACTGGATCCTGGTGGCCAGTAACCCTCTGGGGCAGTCCAGCCTGAGCTACTCTGCTCAGCTCTCACACAGAG TGCATCCTGTTGCCCCAGCCAACCTGACCGCCGTGGCCCATGCCTGGAACGCAACACTGCTGTGGGACTGGGAGTACGCCGCCTACGCCCCGCTGGCTCTCGCCTGCCAGGTCGAGATCACGCTCGACGGCCACGTCAAAAAG CGGACCTTTTCTGGTGCGGGTCTGAGGTCGGTGGCCCTTCTGGACCTGGTTCCAGTGACCGAGTATCAAGTCAGGGTCAGCTGTGGAGCCCAGCAGAACTTCTGGAAGTGGGGCTCCTGGAGCAAAACACTGGCATTCAGAACTGAAATCGAcg TGCCCGAGGCTCCTGATCTCTGGGTGTCCCTTGACAAGGACAACACAGGGAATGTCATGGGGCAGGTCATGTGGAAG CCCCTGACACATAGGCAAAGCCACGGAGAGATCACGGGCTACGAGCTGACCCTGTGGAGCCCGGAGGAAAACGTGCAGCACACGGAGACCCTGGCCCCCGGCATCCACGAGACACCCGTTAACCTCACCCACATGGCCGTCGCAGGCCGGGTCGTGGCTACACTCACGGCCAAGAACGCGGCCGGTGTGTCACCACCTGCGAGCATCGTCATCCCAAAACCTAAATCGG ACCCAGAGCCCGGCGCCGTGTCCAGAGTGGCGGGCGCAGGCGGAGGTTTCCCTCTGTCCTGGGCCAGCGACGCCAACGCCAGCCAGGGCTACGTGGTGGAGTGGCAGGAAGCCACCTGCCTGCACGACTGCCCTGTTCACTGGACCAAGGTGGCCGCCGAGAGGGCCAACGTCTCCCTAGTATCAG ACTCCTTCCGGGCCGGTGTGCGGTACATCCTCTCCCTCTACGGCTGTTCCCCCGACAGCACAGAGCTACTGCAGCGCTGGCAGGGATACACACAGGAGCTTG TCCCCATCCGTGCCGTCCCTTCCCTGACGACCAATCAGCGAAACTCTGACATCGAGCTGACCTGGCAGGAGATCCCGGTGGCCGACCGGAGAGGCTTCCTCCTGGGTTACCGCGTCTACCTCATAACGGACCGCCAGCTCACGCTCTTCG CCAACCTGAGCGGCCCTGGCAGCCGCAGCTATACGGTGAAGAATCTACCCGTCAAGTTCTATAAGTTCACCGTGAAGGCCTACACCTCTGCCGGAGAGGACACGGGCTCCACCGCCAGCATCACCATGGCATCATACA CGGATTGGTTACTCTTGGAAATCTTGGCTTCGCTGGGAACCATGACATTATTCCTGTTCATCGTCACCTTCGTCTGCTACAAGAAGAGGAAatg GGTGAAGAAAGCATTCTACCCAGACATCCCTGAGCCCAAGCTGGCTGGTGATTGGTCCAGAACACAG GGCCCACTGGACGTGAAGCCCCACGCCAACAGCATGGTGCACATCGTGGATGAGTCCGCCTGGGACTCCAGCAAGGAGAAGCTGGTGGTCATCcccgaggaggacgaggacgaggagcggGGCGTCCGAGACGACCCGGTGGACACGGACGAGCCCATGTCCATTCGCTATTACAACCAGGTGGTGGACGAGCGACCCATCAGACCGCGTTACCCAGACTCCTCAGAGTCCTCTGCGTCGTCCTTGGACTCGGCGCGCACCGACGTGACGTACACGGGGATCCAGACCTCGGGTTCGTCCCTCGCCTTCCGGGCCGAGCCCATGTTCTCGCAGGGCGGGCAGCAGCCACAGGGGGGTTTCCCCGTCTCTCCAGCGGGCAGAGGGGCAGGCTACCGTCCTCAGGTGCAGCCTGAAGTGCCGGGCCCTGACCCTCTCCCGGTGGCTCCCCAGTCTTTCCCAGAGCCCCAGCCTGAAAAGGGAGGCTCATTTGGGAGTTACCAGCCACAGTGCTCGTGGCAATTGGACTCCCcaggggacggggacggggacgaaGGCAGCATCGGCGCCCCTTCCATGGGCTCGCCCACCTCGGTGGCCTCCACTCAGTTCCTCCtgccccaggaggaggaggggggatcaGAAGGAGAGGGGTCGTCTTCAGCGACCACCTGGCTCCACAACCTGTTGTCCTCTACAAAGTCCTGA